The Vibrio kanaloae genome has a window encoding:
- a CDS encoding elongation factor P hydroxylase — MTHQYSDLIDIFNQTFFESFNTKLELGDDEPIYLPADETIPHHRIVFARGFYASALHEIAHWCVAGSERRLLEDFGYWYEPDGRTESVQAEFEKVEIRPQAYEWIIAMSAGFPFNVSCDNLHGDFEPDRLAFMNKVHSEVMGIFEVGLPPRVKMLSETLRSFYDVEPLCASQFIVK; from the coding sequence ATGACGCACCAATACTCAGACCTTATCGATATTTTTAATCAGACCTTTTTTGAAAGCTTTAATACCAAATTAGAGCTAGGTGATGATGAGCCGATCTATTTGCCTGCTGATGAAACCATCCCACACCATCGAATTGTCTTTGCACGTGGTTTTTATGCTTCTGCTTTGCACGAAATTGCACACTGGTGTGTTGCTGGCTCTGAACGTCGATTGCTGGAAGATTTTGGCTATTGGTATGAACCTGATGGTCGAACGGAATCGGTTCAAGCTGAGTTTGAAAAAGTAGAAATTCGCCCACAAGCGTATGAATGGATCATTGCGATGAGCGCAGGCTTTCCTTTTAATGTCAGCTGTGACAATCTACACGGCGATTTTGAGCCAGATCGTTTGGCCTTTATGAATAAAGTACACAGCGAAGTCATGGGGATCTTCGAAGTTGGCCTTCCGCCTCGCGTAAAAATGCTCTCTGAAACATTACGCAGCTTCTACGATGTAGAACCTTTATGTGCTAGCCAATTTATTGTGAAATAA
- a CDS encoding NADPH-dependent FMN reductase, which translates to MKVIAFGASTSSTSINKTLATYAANLIEGAEVKVLNINDYNVSMFSEDTEKEIGQAEGAQAFLRDLAEADAFVISFAEHNGHYPAAYKNLFDWATRIERSVFGEKPAVYLATSPGPGGAQTVLGAATGSASFFGGNVKASLSVPNFYDNFDFESGAISNEEIAQQIKDAVAKL; encoded by the coding sequence ATGAAAGTTATCGCATTCGGCGCAAGCACAAGCTCTACCTCTATCAACAAAACTCTAGCAACTTACGCAGCTAACTTGATTGAAGGTGCTGAAGTAAAAGTCCTAAACATCAACGATTACAACGTTTCTATGTTCAGTGAAGACACTGAAAAAGAGATTGGCCAAGCGGAAGGTGCTCAAGCATTCTTGCGTGATTTAGCAGAAGCGGATGCGTTTGTTATCTCTTTTGCCGAACATAACGGTCACTACCCAGCGGCATATAAAAACCTATTTGATTGGGCAACACGTATTGAGCGTTCAGTGTTTGGCGAGAAGCCAGCGGTTTACCTAGCAACTTCTCCTGGCCCTGGTGGCGCTCAAACGGTACTTGGTGCTGCAACGGGGTCTGCATCATTCTTTGGCGGCAACGTTAAGGCTTCACTTTCAGTGCCAAATTTCTACGATAACTTTGACTTTGAGTCCGGTGCTATCAGCAACGAAGAGATTGCTCAGCAGATCAAAGACGCGGTTGCTAAGCTGTAA
- the folD gene encoding bifunctional methylenetetrahydrofolate dehydrogenase/methenyltetrahydrofolate cyclohydrolase FolD: protein MTAQNIDGKLISQTVRSEVAARVKARTEAGLRAPGLAVVLVGEDPASQVYVGSKRKACEEVGFVSKSYDLPATATEDELLTLVDQLNQDPEIDGILVQLPLPAGIDSTHILERITPEKDVDGFHPYNVGRLAQRMPKLRSCTPKGVITLLDRYNIDLRGKHAVVVGASNIVGRPMTLELLLAGCTTTTCHRFTKDLEGHVRQADVVVVAVGKPNFIPGAWIKKGAVVVDVGINRLESGKLVGDVEYDVAKESASFITPVPGGVGPMTVASLIENTMIACEQFHSK, encoded by the coding sequence ATGACTGCTCAAAATATTGATGGAAAGCTAATTTCTCAAACGGTTCGCTCTGAAGTTGCTGCACGTGTAAAAGCTCGAACGGAAGCTGGATTACGCGCTCCGGGACTAGCGGTTGTTTTAGTGGGTGAAGACCCTGCTTCTCAGGTTTACGTAGGAAGTAAGCGTAAAGCATGTGAAGAAGTTGGCTTCGTATCTAAATCTTACGATTTGCCAGCCACAGCAACAGAGGATGAACTGTTAACATTAGTAGACCAACTGAACCAAGACCCTGAAATCGATGGCATTCTGGTTCAACTGCCTCTACCTGCTGGCATTGATAGTACTCACATTCTTGAGCGTATCACACCAGAGAAAGACGTGGATGGCTTCCACCCATACAATGTAGGTCGTTTGGCTCAGCGTATGCCTAAGCTTCGCTCTTGTACACCAAAAGGTGTCATTACGCTACTTGACCGCTACAACATCGATTTACGTGGTAAGCACGCGGTTGTTGTAGGTGCATCAAACATTGTAGGCCGTCCAATGACGCTAGAACTGCTTCTAGCAGGTTGTACGACGACGACTTGTCATCGTTTCACCAAAGACCTTGAAGGTCACGTACGTCAAGCAGACGTTGTCGTAGTGGCCGTTGGTAAGCCAAACTTCATTCCTGGTGCTTGGATTAAGAAAGGGGCTGTTGTGGTCGATGTTGGTATCAACCGTTTAGAATCTGGCAAGCTAGTGGGTGACGTTGAATACGATGTAGCTAAAGAGAGCGCAAGCTTCATCACCCCAGTACCGGGGGGGGTAGGCCCAATGACGGTTGCGAGCCTAATCGAGAACACAATGATCGCGTGTGAGCAGTTTCACTCGAAGTAA
- the fabB gene encoding beta-ketoacyl-ACP synthase I, translating to MKRVVITGMGIVSSIGNNVEEVLASLKEGKSGITASEQFKENGLRSQVWGNLKMNPADHIDRKKMRFMGDAAAFAYLSMEQAIADSGLTEDQVSNDRTGIVAGSGGASSLNQVNAVDIIREKGVKRVGPYMVPRTMASTVSACLATPFKIRGVNYSMSSACATSAHCIGHAMELIQLGKQDVVFAGGGEELDWSLTMMFDAMGALSTKYNDTPELASRTYDADRDGFVISGGGGMLVIEELEHAVARGAKIYGEIVGYGATSDGYDMVAPSGEGAVRCMKMAMQNVDGVDYVNTHGTSTPVGDVKELGAIQEVFGGNSPAISATKAMTGHALGAAGVHEAIYSTLMLDNGFIAPSINVVNLDEAGKGLDIVTEAREQELTTVMSNSFGFGGTNATLVIKKYQA from the coding sequence ATGAAACGAGTCGTAATCACCGGTATGGGTATTGTTTCAAGTATCGGTAACAACGTCGAAGAAGTTTTAGCATCACTGAAAGAGGGTAAATCTGGTATTACCGCTTCAGAGCAGTTCAAGGAAAATGGCTTGCGCTCTCAAGTTTGGGGTAACCTAAAAATGAACCCAGCTGACCATATCGATCGCAAAAAAATGCGCTTTATGGGTGATGCAGCGGCATTCGCTTATCTTTCAATGGAGCAAGCAATTGCTGATTCTGGTTTAACTGAAGATCAAGTATCTAATGACCGCACGGGTATCGTTGCGGGTTCAGGCGGTGCTTCATCTCTAAACCAAGTTAACGCTGTAGACATCATCCGTGAAAAAGGCGTTAAGCGCGTTGGTCCATACATGGTGCCACGTACAATGGCTTCTACGGTTTCTGCTTGTCTAGCAACTCCTTTCAAAATCCGTGGTGTGAACTACTCTATGAGTTCTGCATGTGCGACATCTGCACACTGTATTGGTCACGCAATGGAGCTTATCCAACTTGGTAAGCAAGACGTTGTATTCGCTGGTGGCGGTGAAGAACTGGATTGGTCTCTGACTATGATGTTCGACGCAATGGGTGCACTTTCTACTAAGTACAACGACACGCCAGAATTGGCTTCTCGTACCTACGATGCAGACCGTGATGGTTTTGTTATCTCTGGTGGCGGCGGCATGCTAGTTATCGAAGAACTTGAGCACGCTGTTGCTCGTGGCGCGAAAATTTACGGCGAGATCGTAGGTTACGGCGCAACTTCAGATGGCTACGACATGGTTGCTCCTTCTGGTGAAGGGGCGGTTCGTTGTATGAAGATGGCAATGCAAAACGTTGATGGTGTGGACTACGTGAACACTCATGGTACTTCAACTCCTGTTGGTGACGTTAAAGAACTTGGCGCAATCCAAGAAGTCTTTGGCGGTAACAGCCCAGCAATCTCAGCAACTAAAGCGATGACAGGTCACGCTCTAGGTGCTGCTGGCGTACACGAAGCTATTTACTCAACGCTAATGCTAGATAATGGCTTTATTGCTCCAAGCATTAACGTTGTAAACTTAGACGAAGCAGGTAAAGGCCTAGACATCGTAACGGAAGCTCGTGAACAAGAGCTAACGACGGTTATGTCTAACAGCTTTGGTTTCGGCGGTACTAACGCAACGCTAGTAATCAAAAAGTATCAAGCTTAA
- a CDS encoding YfcL family protein: MIIEFEEKLLEVIDARIENASEDELFAGGYLRGHISLSVASCEEEGIEDVAEVKARIEKSLDDARSELTPADRTIVNDLWVELQNQA, encoded by the coding sequence ATGATTATCGAATTTGAAGAAAAACTACTTGAAGTAATTGATGCTCGCATTGAAAACGCATCAGAGGACGAACTGTTTGCCGGTGGTTACTTACGTGGTCATATTTCTCTTTCAGTGGCTTCATGTGAAGAAGAAGGCATTGAAGATGTGGCTGAAGTTAAAGCACGCATCGAGAAGAGCCTAGATGACGCTCGCTCTGAACTAACGCCCGCAGATCGCACTATTGTTAATGACCTTTGGGTTGAGCTGCAAAACCAAGCTTAA
- a CDS encoding NupC/NupG family nucleoside CNT transporter — MASLLGIITILVAAWLLSTDRKNIPLRTVSLAFLLQISFALLVLYVPMGKEALNAATGAVSSLINYGQEGINFLFGGLTNNGFVFAINVLGIIIFFSALISGLYHIGFMPKVINLIGGALQKFLGTGRAESLSATANIFVGMIEAPLVVKPYLKHMTDSQLFAVMVCGLASVAGGTLVGYASLGVDLNYLIAAAFMSAPAGLLMAKILVPGSPDDAQENIESDVEIPRATNVVEAMADGAMSGLRIAVAVGATLLAFISVIAMLNGLLGIVGGWFGVNLSFELILGYVFAPVAWLIGVPWSEAVVAGSLIGNKIVVNEFVAFIQLMDAKEALSEHSQAIVTFALCGFANISTMAILIGGLGSLVPERRSFISQYGFKAICAGVFANLMSAAIAGVVLSL; from the coding sequence ATGGCTTCCCTACTTGGAATTATCACTATTTTAGTTGCCGCTTGGTTACTATCTACGGACAGAAAAAATATTCCACTAAGAACAGTCTCTTTGGCTTTCTTATTACAAATCTCATTCGCGCTATTGGTTCTGTATGTACCAATGGGTAAAGAAGCGTTGAATGCAGCCACGGGTGCGGTATCTAGCTTGATCAACTACGGTCAAGAGGGGATTAATTTCCTATTTGGTGGCCTAACAAATAACGGATTTGTTTTCGCGATTAATGTTCTAGGTATCATTATCTTTTTCTCTGCACTGATCTCTGGTTTGTACCACATTGGTTTTATGCCAAAGGTGATCAACCTTATTGGTGGTGCGCTGCAGAAGTTCCTGGGTACAGGCCGTGCGGAGTCACTGTCTGCAACGGCGAACATCTTTGTTGGCATGATTGAAGCGCCATTGGTGGTTAAGCCTTACTTGAAGCACATGACTGATTCGCAGCTGTTTGCCGTGATGGTATGTGGTTTGGCCTCTGTTGCTGGTGGCACGCTAGTGGGTTATGCATCGCTTGGTGTCGACCTTAACTACTTGATCGCTGCGGCATTCATGTCGGCGCCTGCTGGCCTGTTAATGGCTAAAATCTTAGTACCGGGTAGTCCAGATGACGCTCAAGAAAATATTGAATCTGATGTGGAAATTCCACGAGCAACAAACGTTGTTGAGGCAATGGCTGATGGGGCTATGTCTGGACTTCGTATTGCCGTTGCTGTGGGTGCAACACTTCTTGCATTTATCAGTGTGATTGCAATGCTGAATGGCTTACTAGGTATCGTTGGCGGTTGGTTTGGCGTAAACCTAAGCTTCGAACTTATCCTAGGTTATGTGTTCGCCCCCGTTGCATGGCTGATCGGTGTACCGTGGTCTGAGGCTGTTGTTGCAGGTTCATTGATCGGTAACAAGATTGTCGTGAACGAGTTCGTGGCTTTCATCCAACTAATGGACGCTAAAGAGGCACTGAGTGAGCACTCGCAAGCGATCGTAACTTTCGCTCTATGTGGCTTTGCTAACATCTCTACCATGGCGATTCTGATCGGTGGTTTGGGCAGCTTAGTTCCAGAGCGTCGCTCTTTTATCTCACAATATGGCTTCAAAGCAATTTGTGCAGGTGTGTTTGCTAACTTAATGAGTGCCGCTATTGCTGGTGTGGTACTTTCGCTTTAA
- the aroC gene encoding chorismate synthase, which translates to MAGNSIGQHFRVTTFGESHGIALGCIVDGCPPGLEITEADLQRDLDRRRPGTSRYTTARREADEVKILSGVFEGQTTGTSIGLLIENTDQRSKDYSEIKDKFRPGHADYTYHQKYGVRDYRGGGRSSARETAMRVAAGAIAKKYLKQAFGVEIQAYLSQMGDISIDKVDWNEIENNAFFCPDADKVPEFDQLIRDLLKEGNSIGAKIQVVATKVPVGLGEPIFDRLDADIAHALMSINAVKGVEIGDGFDVVNQRGSEHRDPLTPEGFTSNHAGGILGGISTGQDIVASIALKPTSSITVPGDTITKEGEATQLITKGRHDPCVGIRAVPIAEAMLAIVLLDHLLRHRGQNFGVTTETPQI; encoded by the coding sequence ATGGCAGGAAACAGTATCGGACAACATTTCCGCGTGACCACGTTCGGAGAAAGTCACGGTATCGCACTAGGATGTATCGTAGATGGGTGCCCACCAGGATTGGAAATTACTGAAGCAGACCTTCAAAGAGATTTGGATCGTCGTCGCCCCGGTACTTCTCGCTATACAACGGCTCGCCGTGAAGCAGATGAAGTAAAGATTTTATCCGGTGTATTTGAAGGCCAAACTACGGGAACTTCTATTGGTCTATTGATTGAAAATACAGACCAACGCTCTAAAGACTATTCCGAAATTAAAGACAAGTTCCGTCCTGGGCACGCCGACTATACGTACCACCAAAAGTACGGTGTGCGTGATTACCGAGGTGGAGGTCGTTCTTCTGCTCGTGAAACCGCAATGCGTGTTGCCGCAGGTGCAATTGCGAAGAAATATCTTAAACAAGCATTTGGTGTTGAAATCCAAGCTTACCTTTCTCAAATGGGTGATATCTCAATTGATAAAGTGGATTGGAACGAGATTGAAAACAACGCTTTCTTTTGTCCAGATGCCGACAAAGTACCGGAATTTGATCAACTGATTCGTGACCTACTAAAAGAAGGCAACTCGATCGGTGCGAAGATTCAAGTGGTTGCGACTAAAGTGCCGGTGGGTCTTGGTGAGCCAATCTTTGATCGCTTAGATGCCGACATCGCGCACGCGCTAATGAGCATTAACGCTGTGAAAGGTGTTGAGATTGGCGATGGCTTTGATGTCGTTAATCAACGCGGTAGCGAACACCGTGATCCATTAACGCCAGAAGGCTTCACTAGCAACCATGCTGGCGGTATTTTAGGTGGTATCTCTACTGGCCAAGATATTGTGGCAAGCATTGCGCTTAAGCCAACATCAAGCATTACGGTACCGGGTGACACTATCACTAAAGAGGGTGAAGCGACGCAGCTAATCACGAAAGGTCGTCACGATCCATGTGTTGGTATACGTGCGGTGCCTATTGCAGAAGCAATGCTGGCTATCGTGCTGCTTGATCACTTGCTACGACATCGTGGTCAGAACTTTGGTGTGACAACAGAAACGCCACAAATATAA
- a CDS encoding trimeric intracellular cation channel family protein: MLLSVLYIIGITAEAMTGALSAGKQKMDWFGVMLVASATAIGGGTVRDILLGHYPLGWVESPEFLAITCVAGVVTTGLAKWVIKLKGLFIRLDALGLIVFSIIGTKVAMTMGLHPMICMVSALVTGVFGGLLRDLICRQTPLVLHEELYASIALIASGLYLGLLEFGINDVTATIVTLVVGYLLRMAAVRFKWRLPSFQLDSESSVH; encoded by the coding sequence ATGCTACTAAGTGTTTTGTATATCATTGGCATCACGGCAGAAGCCATGACCGGCGCTCTCAGTGCTGGCAAACAAAAAATGGATTGGTTTGGTGTAATGCTAGTTGCGAGTGCAACGGCAATTGGCGGTGGTACGGTGCGAGACATACTACTCGGCCATTACCCTTTAGGTTGGGTTGAAAGTCCAGAATTTTTGGCTATCACTTGTGTCGCAGGCGTCGTCACGACAGGCCTGGCGAAGTGGGTCATCAAGCTAAAAGGCTTGTTCATTCGTTTGGATGCCCTAGGCCTAATTGTATTCAGTATCATTGGCACTAAAGTCGCGATGACCATGGGTCTGCACCCAATGATTTGTATGGTGTCTGCCTTAGTGACTGGTGTTTTTGGTGGTTTACTACGCGACCTTATCTGTCGTCAAACACCATTGGTTCTGCACGAGGAGTTATATGCCTCTATCGCGCTTATCGCTTCAGGTTTGTACTTAGGTTTACTTGAGTTTGGTATCAACGACGTAACCGCGACGATCGTCACACTTGTGGTTGGTTACTTGCTGCGTATGGCTGCAGTGAGATTCAAATGGCGCTTACCGTCGTTCCAACTTGATTCTGAAAGTTCAGTGCATTAA
- a CDS encoding LysR family transcriptional regulator, with protein MVIFHALIKYEGFTNAAKSLNVSVSHISKQVALLEDSIGIKLVQRTTRSLTLTEAGEVFYQHCEQLFNTVKAAQMDMDSQREDISGILRVGLSQSFGTLHIIPAIDQLRQLYPQLRIEVHLFDYKVDMIEERLDLWITNNEDLPEGYIAQRLADSQFVVAASPDYLIKAGTPHTPSDLIDHNCLIYRSRERDYTSWTFDNGQENLSVKVAGDYSVDLAEAVRDAAVAGWGVAYLATYLVKEEFRTGKLIQVLPEWRASQLMPFYAVYPSRKNMPKKLSAVIEFIKDHIGSPTYWDKNLKTCVELHH; from the coding sequence ATGGTGATATTCCATGCGTTAATTAAGTATGAAGGCTTTACCAATGCTGCAAAAAGCTTGAACGTTTCCGTGTCTCACATCAGTAAGCAAGTTGCTTTGCTTGAAGACTCAATCGGCATCAAGTTGGTACAACGAACCACACGTAGCCTAACGCTAACCGAAGCGGGGGAGGTGTTCTATCAGCATTGTGAGCAACTGTTTAACACGGTAAAAGCAGCACAAATGGATATGGACAGCCAGCGTGAGGATATCTCTGGAATATTGCGCGTGGGGTTGTCGCAGTCATTTGGTACCTTGCACATCATTCCGGCGATTGATCAGCTCAGACAGCTTTATCCTCAGCTGAGAATCGAGGTGCACTTGTTCGACTACAAGGTGGACATGATTGAAGAGCGTTTGGACCTTTGGATTACCAACAATGAAGACCTACCAGAAGGTTACATTGCGCAGCGCCTAGCAGACAGTCAGTTCGTGGTGGCAGCATCGCCTGATTATCTGATTAAGGCAGGGACTCCTCATACACCTTCTGATTTGATTGACCATAACTGTCTTATCTATCGCAGCCGAGAACGAGATTACACATCGTGGACCTTTGATAACGGACAAGAGAACCTTAGCGTTAAAGTTGCTGGTGATTACTCGGTAGATTTAGCCGAGGCTGTACGAGACGCAGCGGTAGCTGGGTGGGGCGTTGCTTATCTGGCAACCTACTTAGTCAAAGAAGAGTTTCGAACCGGTAAGCTAATCCAAGTATTACCAGAATGGCGAGCGAGTCAGTTGATGCCATTTTATGCCGTGTATCCGAGCCGAAAGAATATGCCGAAGAAGCTTTCAGCTGTAATTGAGTTCATCAAAGATCATATTGGATCACCGACGTACTGGGACAAAAACCTCAAAACTTGCGTTGAACTGCATCACTAA
- a CDS encoding GNAT family N-acetyltransferase has product MIEWRVKKFAELSVQELYDFLQQRVDIFIVDMNTPYSDLDGKDNHPETYHIMGYENGHLVAYSRIMAQKLGYPVDVLPLLDSDADDVCIGRVIVAKECRGKQIGNQLMQVSFDTTRKIYPDCSIFISAQAHLKDYYGKFGFDVVTDRYLEDGCSMLGLRYTPQLVAV; this is encoded by the coding sequence ATGATCGAGTGGAGAGTTAAAAAATTTGCAGAGCTGTCTGTTCAAGAGCTCTATGATTTCTTACAGCAAAGAGTCGATATTTTTATCGTGGATATGAACACACCCTATAGTGATCTAGACGGCAAAGATAATCATCCAGAGACCTATCACATCATGGGTTATGAGAACGGACACCTAGTGGCTTACAGTCGAATTATGGCTCAGAAGCTTGGATACCCCGTAGATGTTCTCCCTCTGCTCGATTCTGATGCAGATGATGTTTGTATCGGGCGAGTGATCGTAGCGAAAGAATGCCGAGGTAAACAGATAGGTAACCAGCTCATGCAAGTGAGTTTTGATACCACTCGGAAGATTTACCCTGATTGCTCAATTTTTATTTCGGCACAAGCTCACCTTAAAGACTATTATGGTAAGTTCGGTTTCGACGTAGTGACCGATCGTTACTTGGAAGATGGATGCAGTATGCTAGGCCTTAGATATACCCCACAGCTCGTTGCCGTTTAG
- the mnmC gene encoding bifunctional tRNA (5-methylaminomethyl-2-thiouridine)(34)-methyltransferase MnmD/FAD-dependent 5-carboxymethylaminomethyl-2-thiouridine(34) oxidoreductase MnmC, which produces MTSITNAELEWNESGTPVSDQFDDVYFSNVNGLEETRYVFLKQNHLPERWLEHQQRRFVTAETGFGTGLNFLAVWQWFDTFLKDNPQAITKELHFISFEKYPLNKEDLIKAHQSWPELAEYATQLQEHYPIALPECHRVVLGDGAITLDLWFGDIKDCMPNVPTPREGLVDAWFLDGFAPSKNPEMWNQNLFYGMAKLAKQDCSCATFTAAGFVRRGLIEAGFEMKKVKGFGTKREMIAGRLGEKHAHTNIKPWYGLAQHSDSQDIAIIGGGVASAALAKTLSRRGKNITLYCEHPQAAGNASGNNQGAIYPLLSETTSNVSRIFGPGLLFARQFINQAAQSIQFDHSWCGVNILMWDEGSTKKLNRMLEGNFHTDLIQRLTPDQANKEIGLPVDKESVYFPLGGWLSPLQLTQGLIGKLEETNQVSAHYQHQVTQLEWLEAEQQWLLTIETPQGEIQTKHDQVVVANGHKFTQFKQTQPVPLTPVKGQVSHIPTTENLAKLKTVLCFDGYLTPQNPNNGHHCIGANYDKTNIDQEFDIEVQQHNGDRLNGSLPDQAWTKDVDTSDNIARQGIRSVSRDHLPFVGNVGDFESIKAQYQDLHNFNPQRHSVDGVQTVASFPNLYCFIGLGSRGLSSAPLLAEVLASQICGDPLPLPVDVLEAIHPSRMWVRRLRKGKALTAGWVADKHSRTNP; this is translated from the coding sequence ATGACTTCAATTACTAATGCAGAACTGGAATGGAATGAGTCTGGCACGCCAGTTTCAGACCAATTTGACGACGTTTACTTCTCCAATGTTAACGGTTTAGAAGAAACTCGCTACGTCTTTTTAAAGCAAAACCACCTTCCAGAGCGTTGGCTTGAACATCAACAACGTCGTTTTGTGACTGCTGAAACCGGCTTTGGTACAGGTTTAAACTTTCTTGCTGTGTGGCAGTGGTTCGATACTTTCCTTAAAGATAACCCACAAGCTATTACCAAAGAGTTACATTTCATCAGTTTTGAAAAATATCCTTTAAACAAAGAGGACCTGATCAAAGCGCACCAATCTTGGCCAGAATTAGCCGAGTATGCGACGCAACTCCAAGAACACTATCCGATTGCCCTACCGGAATGTCACCGTGTTGTGTTGGGTGATGGCGCTATCACGCTTGATCTATGGTTTGGTGATATCAAAGATTGCATGCCTAACGTACCAACCCCACGTGAAGGCTTGGTTGATGCTTGGTTCTTAGATGGTTTTGCTCCGAGCAAAAACCCAGAGATGTGGAATCAAAACCTATTCTACGGCATGGCCAAGCTCGCTAAGCAAGATTGTAGCTGTGCGACCTTCACCGCCGCTGGCTTTGTTCGCCGTGGCTTAATTGAAGCTGGCTTTGAAATGAAAAAGGTCAAAGGCTTTGGTACTAAGCGAGAAATGATTGCCGGCCGACTTGGCGAGAAGCACGCTCACACCAACATCAAACCTTGGTATGGCCTCGCTCAACACAGTGATTCACAAGATATCGCCATTATTGGCGGTGGCGTTGCCAGTGCTGCATTAGCCAAAACGCTAAGCCGTCGTGGTAAAAACATCACTCTTTATTGTGAACACCCACAAGCAGCGGGCAATGCCTCTGGCAATAACCAAGGTGCGATTTATCCGTTATTGAGCGAAACGACCTCGAACGTGTCTCGCATTTTTGGCCCTGGGTTACTGTTTGCTCGTCAATTTATTAATCAAGCAGCTCAGTCTATTCAATTTGACCACAGCTGGTGTGGCGTAAACATTTTGATGTGGGACGAAGGCTCCACTAAAAAGCTCAACCGCATGTTGGAAGGCAACTTTCACACAGACCTGATTCAGCGTTTAACGCCAGACCAAGCCAACAAAGAGATTGGCTTACCGGTTGATAAAGAGAGTGTTTACTTTCCGTTGGGCGGTTGGTTAAGCCCCCTTCAGCTTACTCAAGGTTTGATTGGTAAGTTAGAAGAGACCAACCAAGTGAGCGCGCACTATCAACATCAAGTGACTCAACTTGAATGGTTAGAAGCAGAGCAACAATGGTTGCTGACGATTGAGACACCTCAAGGTGAGATTCAAACCAAGCACGATCAAGTGGTTGTCGCGAACGGACACAAGTTCACTCAGTTTAAACAAACTCAGCCAGTACCACTGACTCCGGTTAAAGGCCAAGTAAGCCATATTCCGACTACAGAAAACTTAGCTAAGCTAAAAACGGTTTTGTGCTTTGATGGCTATCTGACGCCGCAGAATCCAAACAATGGTCATCACTGTATTGGTGCGAACTACGACAAAACCAATATCGACCAAGAGTTTGATATTGAGGTTCAACAGCATAATGGCGATCGCCTGAACGGGTCGTTGCCAGACCAAGCGTGGACAAAAGATGTCGACACCAGTGACAACATAGCGCGCCAAGGTATCCGAAGCGTAAGCCGTGATCACTTACCATTTGTCGGCAATGTTGGTGATTTTGAATCAATCAAAGCGCAGTACCAAGATCTGCACAACTTTAACCCACAGCGCCACTCGGTTGATGGTGTTCAAACGGTAGCAAGCTTCCCTAACCTGTACTGCTTTATCGGGCTGGGTTCGCGCGGCTTAAGCTCTGCTCCATTGCTGGCCGAAGTGTTAGCATCACAAATATGTGGCGATCCGCTACCTTTACCGGTTGATGTGCTTGAGGCGATTCACCCAAGTAGAATGTGGGTGCGTAGGCTGCGTAAAGGTAAGGCATTAACCGCTGGTTGGGTTGCAGACAAACACTCTAGAACAAACCCATAG